The following coding sequences lie in one Ostrea edulis chromosome 8, xbOstEdul1.1, whole genome shotgun sequence genomic window:
- the LOC125661224 gene encoding uncharacterized protein LOC125661224 isoform X2: MKTWKIDQDWEETRQFIRTCPCVSQDPQQCTRCADTFDSHLDYLTHTCRPKALYQCSLCGHLYVNHDELQSHVCTCRPKETQKPHEHVTGVIYPKSISGKKITKGEMKKNMARWNKAEKSMSIMERASFLLAIDESLSGDGGPIVKTSKGLYFALKKKQSATASHVPATSNNRDGTNEQEMTSNSRGGITEHKTSNSRGGTTEQETSNSRDGTTEHETTSNSRGGITEHKTSNSRGGTTEHETTSNSRGGITEHKTTSSSRGRTTEHKMTSNNRGGTTEQETAKSRDGTTEHETTSNSRGRTTEHKTTSNNRGGTTEQEMKGFQISSSNDAQEVDGQSAANDQSTVDGQSTVDGQSTVDGQSAVGGQSAVDGQSTVDGQSAADGQSTAGGQSAADGQSTVGGQSTVDDQSMVDGPAKPTQRKEKGVKSRADQTKLIQRKTQDGELREIPSKDEQKLESGGRSRENTGCDTNVCDENLQGSPLKRPHKPVTAYPTEAEDNESSDDGHIDSSYSTVSHPERNEKNHPFITSPVRGSTSIIASNADRNLEGRRKAFRTATNSVEKSDEIFSADMKPNQSKPQTPVWKTRLAAAQDNSCLSELLSNPPADSGHQPKEWIDTNEWIDTNEWIDSKLWSGIEEMSSAQLQLNQPQICTPARLTRSKRAKLNSCLVELLSGPSVYALQQHTPGESARQHAPGESVRQHIPVNSTNQHTFVDSVNQRILEVNSLVENTCSSTENLSQREVLHHSVSQQVDEEDLRYVNISQEQEVDTKSCTMSKCISDLTSSHFQGVIPNEFSSEKVDNVAVVKSEPVDFSFDAGLLYMDNAEEPLSALLQEHSGSADHWVRDGAGEERDGNSELWLYSCKMCGKRFRHAGTLKVHEHLHTVDRKKQQCNICGKSCTEARYLRTHLKTHKEEPENQAKRTLRCFKCEESFYHNENFQIHMRMHFQKRLSYCSVCGGGFYHNFQLRNHMRNHKEVKIAQNKETNNTSSSPAENNTSPAEGRKRKFSNTRETSLPTEQLKLQLSDTSDIITPLDLAPPTKKLMQAKEMGETLMTGPGRNVISKSASKLFSRNLITQQLTEYDPHEPKSEPDTPESHPDQPESDPDKSDPDQPESDPDQPESDPDKPESHPDQPESDNQNVDQGVSVLPKEDDGKSSVMAEPGSRRPTPRHPALGRRRGKVESVYSLRSGLQR; this comes from the exons ATGAAGACATGGAAAATTGATCAAGATTGGGAGGAGA CTCGGCAGTTCATCAGAACATGCCCCTGTGTGTCGCAGGACCCCCAGCAATGTACCAGGTGTGCAGACACCTTCGATTCTCACCTGGACTACCTGACCCACACCTGTAGACCCAAGGCGCTGTACCAGTGTTCTCTGTGCGGACACCTGTATGTTAATCATGATGAGCTTCAGTCACATGTGTGTACCTGTCGTCCGAAGGAAACTCAGAAGCCTCATG AACATGTGACAGGTGTAATCTACCCCAAAAGCATTTcggggaaaaaaatcacaaaaggaGAGATGAAAAAAAACATGGCTAGATGGAATAAAGCCGAGAAGTCCATGTCAATAATGGAGAGAGCCAGTTTTCTGCTGGCTATTGATGAAAGCCTTTCAGGTGACGGAGGCCCTATAGTGA AGACATCGAAAGGGCTGTATTTTGCTTTAAAGAAGAAGCAGTCAGCGACAGCTAGCCATGTTCCTGCGACATCGAACAACAGAGACGGGACCAACGAACAGGAAATGACATCGAACAGCAGAGGCGGGATCACAGAACACAAAACATCAAACAGCAGGGGCGGGACCACAGAACAGGAAACATCGAACAGCAGAGACGGAACCACGGAACACGAAACGACATCAAACAGCAGAGGCGGGATCACAGAACACAAAACATCAAACAGCAGGGGCGGGACCACAGAACACGAAACGACATCAAACAGCAGAGGCGGGATCACAGAACACAAAACGACATCGAGCAGCAGAGGCAGGACCACGGAACACAAAATGACATCAAACAACAGAGGCGGAACCACAGAACAGGAAACAGCGAAGAGCAGAGACGGAACTACGGAACACGAAACAACATCGAACAGCAGAGGCAGGACCACGGAACACAAAACGACATCAAACAACAGAGGCGGAACCACAGAACAGGAAATGAAAGGG TTTCAAATCAGTTCTTCTAATGATGCACAAGAAGTTGATGGTCAGTCTGCAGCAAATGACCAGTCTACAGTGGATGGTCAGTCTACAGTGGATGGTCAGTCTACAGTGGATGGTCAGTCTGCAGTGGGTGGTCAGTCTGCAGTGGATGGTCAGTCTACAGTGGATGGTCAGTCTGCAGCGGATGGTCAGTCTACAGCGGGTGGTCAGTCTGCAGCGGATGGTCAGTCTACAGTGGGTGGTCAGTCTACAGTGGATGACCAGTCTATGGTGGATGGTCCAGCTAAACCAacacaaagaaaagaaaagggGGTCAAGTCAAGAGCTGATCAAACAAAGCTCATTCAGAGAAAGACTCAAGATGGTGAATTGAGAGAGATACCAAGCAAAGATGAGCAGAAATTGGAAAGTGGTGGAAGATCCAGGGAAAACACAGGTTGTGATACGAATGTTTGTGATGAGAATTTACAAGGCTCACCACTGAAACGACCTCACAAACCTGTCACAGCATATCCAACAGAAGCAGAGGACAACGAAAGTTCCGATGATGGACACATAGACTCATCGTACTCCACTGTTTCACATCCAgagagaaatgaaaaaaatcatcCGTTTATTACTAGCCCTGTACGAGGTTCAACAAGTATTATTGCGTCAAACGCAGACAGAAATTTGGAGGGGAGAAGAAAAGCTTTCAGAACAGCTACAAATTCTGTGGAGAAATCTGATGAAATATTCAGTGCAGATATGAAACCAAACCAGTCAAAACCCCAGACACCTGTATGGAAGACGAGGTTAGCGGCTGCTCAAGACAACAGCTGTCTTTCTGAACTTCTGTCTAATCCTCCAGCTGATTCTGGTCACCAACCAAAGGAGTGGATAGATACAAATGAGTGGATAGACACAAATGAGTGGATAGATTCGAAGCTTTGGAGTGGAATAGAGGAGATGTCTAGTGCACAACTTCAACTGAACCAACCCCAAATCTGTACACCTGCAAGACTGACTAGGTCCAAACGTGCTAAACTCAACAGCTGTCTTGTTGAGCTTCTATCTGGCCCATCAGTCTATGCCCTACAACAGCACACTCCAGGTGAGTCCGCACGCCAGCACGCTCCAGGTGAGTCTGTACGTCAGCACATTCCAGTTAATTCCACTAATCAGCACACTTTTGTTGACTCGGTAAATCAGCGCATTTTAGAGGTTAACTCGTTGGTTGAAAACACCTGCTCATCCACAGAGAATTTGTCTCAACGTGAAGTACTTCATCACTCAGTGTCTCAACAGGTGGACGAAGAAGACCTTAGATATGTGAATATTTCACAGGAGCAAGAAGTTGATACAAAGAGCTGCACAATGTCAAAGTGCATCTCCGATCTCACTTCATCTCATTTCCAAGGTGTGATTCCGAATGAATTTTCCAGTGAAAAAGTTGATAATGTTGCTGTTGTGAAAAGTGAGCCAGTGGACTTCAGTTTTGATGCAGGTCTTCTCTACATGGACAATGCGGAGGAACCCCTGTCTGCTTTATTACAGGAACATTCTGGATCTGCTGATCATTGGGTGAGAGATGGTGCTGGTGAAGAAAGAGACGGAAATTCCGAATTGTGGCTGTACAGTTGCAAAATGTGTGGCAAGAGGTTCAGACATGCTGGAACATTAAAG GTACATGAACATCTACACACGGTGGACAGGAAAAAACAGCAGTGTAACATCTGTGGGAAGTCCTGTACAGAGGCCAGGTATCTGCGGACTCATCTCAAAACACATAAGGAGGAGCCCGAGAACCAGGCCAAAAGGACACTCCG ATGTTTTAAATGTGAGGAGAGTTTTTATCACAACGAGAACTTCCAGATTCACATGAGGATGCACTTCCAGAAGAGGCTCTCGTACTGCTCTGTGTGTGGCGGCGGGTTCTACCACAACTTTCAGCTGAGGAACCACATGAGAAATCATAAAG AAGTAAAGATTGCTCAGAACAAGGAAACAAACAACACGTCTTCGTCTCCTGCCGAGAATAACACGTCTCCTGCCGAGGGAAGGAAGAGGAAGTTCTCGAACACCAGGGAGACGTCTCTTCCGACGGAACAACTGAAGCTGCAGCTGTCGGACACTTCGGACATTATAACCCCACTGGATCTCGCTCCACCCACCAAGAAACTCATGCAAGCGAAGGAAATGGGGGAGACGCTGATGACTGGCCCGGGAAGGAATGTCATTTCTAAATCTGCCTCCAAG TTATTTTCCAGAAATCTCATCACACAACAGTTGACGGAGTACGACCCTCATGAGCCGAAGTCTGAACCAGATACGCCGGAGTCTCATCCCGATCAACCGGAGTCTGACCCAGATAAGTCTGATCCTGATCAACCGGAGTCTGATCCTGATCAACCGGAGTCTGACCCAGATAAACCGGAATCTCATCCCGATCAACCGGAGTCTGACAACCAAAATGTGGATCAAGGGGTCTCTGTGCTCCCCAAAGAGGATGATG GAAAGTCGTCCGTGATGGCTGAACCCGGCAGCAGGAGGCCGACACCCAGACACCCCGCCCTGGGGAGGAGACGGGGGAAAGTGGAATCCGTGTACTCGTTGAGGTCTGGGCTCCAGCGCTGA
- the LOC125661224 gene encoding uncharacterized protein LOC125661224 isoform X1 yields MKTWKIDQDWEETRQFIRTCPCVSQDPQQCTRCADTFDSHLDYLTHTCRPKALYQCSLCGHLYVNHDELQSHVCTCRPKETQKPHVERSTGQDCVSNEDREHVTGVIYPKSISGKKITKGEMKKNMARWNKAEKSMSIMERASFLLAIDESLSGDGGPIVKTSKGLYFALKKKQSATASHVPATSNNRDGTNEQEMTSNSRGGITEHKTSNSRGGTTEQETSNSRDGTTEHETTSNSRGGITEHKTSNSRGGTTEHETTSNSRGGITEHKTTSSSRGRTTEHKMTSNNRGGTTEQETAKSRDGTTEHETTSNSRGRTTEHKTTSNNRGGTTEQEMKGFQISSSNDAQEVDGQSAANDQSTVDGQSTVDGQSTVDGQSAVGGQSAVDGQSTVDGQSAADGQSTAGGQSAADGQSTVGGQSTVDDQSMVDGPAKPTQRKEKGVKSRADQTKLIQRKTQDGELREIPSKDEQKLESGGRSRENTGCDTNVCDENLQGSPLKRPHKPVTAYPTEAEDNESSDDGHIDSSYSTVSHPERNEKNHPFITSPVRGSTSIIASNADRNLEGRRKAFRTATNSVEKSDEIFSADMKPNQSKPQTPVWKTRLAAAQDNSCLSELLSNPPADSGHQPKEWIDTNEWIDTNEWIDSKLWSGIEEMSSAQLQLNQPQICTPARLTRSKRAKLNSCLVELLSGPSVYALQQHTPGESARQHAPGESVRQHIPVNSTNQHTFVDSVNQRILEVNSLVENTCSSTENLSQREVLHHSVSQQVDEEDLRYVNISQEQEVDTKSCTMSKCISDLTSSHFQGVIPNEFSSEKVDNVAVVKSEPVDFSFDAGLLYMDNAEEPLSALLQEHSGSADHWVRDGAGEERDGNSELWLYSCKMCGKRFRHAGTLKVHEHLHTVDRKKQQCNICGKSCTEARYLRTHLKTHKEEPENQAKRTLRCFKCEESFYHNENFQIHMRMHFQKRLSYCSVCGGGFYHNFQLRNHMRNHKEVKIAQNKETNNTSSSPAENNTSPAEGRKRKFSNTRETSLPTEQLKLQLSDTSDIITPLDLAPPTKKLMQAKEMGETLMTGPGRNVISKSASKLFSRNLITQQLTEYDPHEPKSEPDTPESHPDQPESDPDKSDPDQPESDPDQPESDPDKPESHPDQPESDNQNVDQGVSVLPKEDDGKSSVMAEPGSRRPTPRHPALGRRRGKVESVYSLRSGLQR; encoded by the exons ATGAAGACATGGAAAATTGATCAAGATTGGGAGGAGA CTCGGCAGTTCATCAGAACATGCCCCTGTGTGTCGCAGGACCCCCAGCAATGTACCAGGTGTGCAGACACCTTCGATTCTCACCTGGACTACCTGACCCACACCTGTAGACCCAAGGCGCTGTACCAGTGTTCTCTGTGCGGACACCTGTATGTTAATCATGATGAGCTTCAGTCACATGTGTGTACCTGTCGTCCGAAGGAAACTCAGAAGCCTCATG ttGAACGAAGCACTGGTCAAGATTGTGTGTCTAATGAAGATAGAG AACATGTGACAGGTGTAATCTACCCCAAAAGCATTTcggggaaaaaaatcacaaaaggaGAGATGAAAAAAAACATGGCTAGATGGAATAAAGCCGAGAAGTCCATGTCAATAATGGAGAGAGCCAGTTTTCTGCTGGCTATTGATGAAAGCCTTTCAGGTGACGGAGGCCCTATAGTGA AGACATCGAAAGGGCTGTATTTTGCTTTAAAGAAGAAGCAGTCAGCGACAGCTAGCCATGTTCCTGCGACATCGAACAACAGAGACGGGACCAACGAACAGGAAATGACATCGAACAGCAGAGGCGGGATCACAGAACACAAAACATCAAACAGCAGGGGCGGGACCACAGAACAGGAAACATCGAACAGCAGAGACGGAACCACGGAACACGAAACGACATCAAACAGCAGAGGCGGGATCACAGAACACAAAACATCAAACAGCAGGGGCGGGACCACAGAACACGAAACGACATCAAACAGCAGAGGCGGGATCACAGAACACAAAACGACATCGAGCAGCAGAGGCAGGACCACGGAACACAAAATGACATCAAACAACAGAGGCGGAACCACAGAACAGGAAACAGCGAAGAGCAGAGACGGAACTACGGAACACGAAACAACATCGAACAGCAGAGGCAGGACCACGGAACACAAAACGACATCAAACAACAGAGGCGGAACCACAGAACAGGAAATGAAAGGG TTTCAAATCAGTTCTTCTAATGATGCACAAGAAGTTGATGGTCAGTCTGCAGCAAATGACCAGTCTACAGTGGATGGTCAGTCTACAGTGGATGGTCAGTCTACAGTGGATGGTCAGTCTGCAGTGGGTGGTCAGTCTGCAGTGGATGGTCAGTCTACAGTGGATGGTCAGTCTGCAGCGGATGGTCAGTCTACAGCGGGTGGTCAGTCTGCAGCGGATGGTCAGTCTACAGTGGGTGGTCAGTCTACAGTGGATGACCAGTCTATGGTGGATGGTCCAGCTAAACCAacacaaagaaaagaaaagggGGTCAAGTCAAGAGCTGATCAAACAAAGCTCATTCAGAGAAAGACTCAAGATGGTGAATTGAGAGAGATACCAAGCAAAGATGAGCAGAAATTGGAAAGTGGTGGAAGATCCAGGGAAAACACAGGTTGTGATACGAATGTTTGTGATGAGAATTTACAAGGCTCACCACTGAAACGACCTCACAAACCTGTCACAGCATATCCAACAGAAGCAGAGGACAACGAAAGTTCCGATGATGGACACATAGACTCATCGTACTCCACTGTTTCACATCCAgagagaaatgaaaaaaatcatcCGTTTATTACTAGCCCTGTACGAGGTTCAACAAGTATTATTGCGTCAAACGCAGACAGAAATTTGGAGGGGAGAAGAAAAGCTTTCAGAACAGCTACAAATTCTGTGGAGAAATCTGATGAAATATTCAGTGCAGATATGAAACCAAACCAGTCAAAACCCCAGACACCTGTATGGAAGACGAGGTTAGCGGCTGCTCAAGACAACAGCTGTCTTTCTGAACTTCTGTCTAATCCTCCAGCTGATTCTGGTCACCAACCAAAGGAGTGGATAGATACAAATGAGTGGATAGACACAAATGAGTGGATAGATTCGAAGCTTTGGAGTGGAATAGAGGAGATGTCTAGTGCACAACTTCAACTGAACCAACCCCAAATCTGTACACCTGCAAGACTGACTAGGTCCAAACGTGCTAAACTCAACAGCTGTCTTGTTGAGCTTCTATCTGGCCCATCAGTCTATGCCCTACAACAGCACACTCCAGGTGAGTCCGCACGCCAGCACGCTCCAGGTGAGTCTGTACGTCAGCACATTCCAGTTAATTCCACTAATCAGCACACTTTTGTTGACTCGGTAAATCAGCGCATTTTAGAGGTTAACTCGTTGGTTGAAAACACCTGCTCATCCACAGAGAATTTGTCTCAACGTGAAGTACTTCATCACTCAGTGTCTCAACAGGTGGACGAAGAAGACCTTAGATATGTGAATATTTCACAGGAGCAAGAAGTTGATACAAAGAGCTGCACAATGTCAAAGTGCATCTCCGATCTCACTTCATCTCATTTCCAAGGTGTGATTCCGAATGAATTTTCCAGTGAAAAAGTTGATAATGTTGCTGTTGTGAAAAGTGAGCCAGTGGACTTCAGTTTTGATGCAGGTCTTCTCTACATGGACAATGCGGAGGAACCCCTGTCTGCTTTATTACAGGAACATTCTGGATCTGCTGATCATTGGGTGAGAGATGGTGCTGGTGAAGAAAGAGACGGAAATTCCGAATTGTGGCTGTACAGTTGCAAAATGTGTGGCAAGAGGTTCAGACATGCTGGAACATTAAAG GTACATGAACATCTACACACGGTGGACAGGAAAAAACAGCAGTGTAACATCTGTGGGAAGTCCTGTACAGAGGCCAGGTATCTGCGGACTCATCTCAAAACACATAAGGAGGAGCCCGAGAACCAGGCCAAAAGGACACTCCG ATGTTTTAAATGTGAGGAGAGTTTTTATCACAACGAGAACTTCCAGATTCACATGAGGATGCACTTCCAGAAGAGGCTCTCGTACTGCTCTGTGTGTGGCGGCGGGTTCTACCACAACTTTCAGCTGAGGAACCACATGAGAAATCATAAAG AAGTAAAGATTGCTCAGAACAAGGAAACAAACAACACGTCTTCGTCTCCTGCCGAGAATAACACGTCTCCTGCCGAGGGAAGGAAGAGGAAGTTCTCGAACACCAGGGAGACGTCTCTTCCGACGGAACAACTGAAGCTGCAGCTGTCGGACACTTCGGACATTATAACCCCACTGGATCTCGCTCCACCCACCAAGAAACTCATGCAAGCGAAGGAAATGGGGGAGACGCTGATGACTGGCCCGGGAAGGAATGTCATTTCTAAATCTGCCTCCAAG TTATTTTCCAGAAATCTCATCACACAACAGTTGACGGAGTACGACCCTCATGAGCCGAAGTCTGAACCAGATACGCCGGAGTCTCATCCCGATCAACCGGAGTCTGACCCAGATAAGTCTGATCCTGATCAACCGGAGTCTGATCCTGATCAACCGGAGTCTGACCCAGATAAACCGGAATCTCATCCCGATCAACCGGAGTCTGACAACCAAAATGTGGATCAAGGGGTCTCTGTGCTCCCCAAAGAGGATGATG GAAAGTCGTCCGTGATGGCTGAACCCGGCAGCAGGAGGCCGACACCCAGACACCCCGCCCTGGGGAGGAGACGGGGGAAAGTGGAATCCGTGTACTCGTTGAGGTCTGGGCTCCAGCGCTGA